In Desulfotignum phosphitoxidans DSM 13687, a single window of DNA contains:
- a CDS encoding carbon-phosphorus lyase complex subunit PhnI, with amino-acid sequence MYVAVKGGEKAVKHSQKLVAKQRRGDTRVPELSTDQIRNQLGLGLDRVMAEGSLYDETAAAEAIQRAQGDLTEAVFLVRAFRTTLKRFGTSRPVNTTEMTSFRRVSGIYKDIPGGQILGPTYDYTHRLIDTGPAPDENGTGVSAGTHPADSDDRRHPAPGMSGPAGRQRPDKAIPPLPDKLPRVMDILKKQGLLSDAPSARCQETGHKSGEDLTRQPLTFPVSRTLRLQALARGDEGFLLGSAYSLQRGFGLDRHPFLGELKVGIATVCFTPPELGFEICIGRIRLTECVMVSRQDDTHGNTAGFDTGYGLVFGQNERKAMSMSLLDRSLSDTDKNAEADTGKAAYPAQDPEFILSHCDSVESSGFVQHLKLPHYVDFQSELVFICSRGNDPATTQGEK; translated from the coding sequence ATGTATGTGGCGGTCAAAGGCGGAGAAAAAGCCGTCAAACACTCCCAGAAACTGGTGGCGAAACAACGCCGGGGGGATACCCGGGTGCCGGAACTGTCCACGGATCAGATCAGAAATCAGCTGGGACTGGGACTGGACCGGGTCATGGCGGAAGGATCTCTATACGATGAAACCGCCGCGGCCGAAGCCATTCAGCGGGCCCAGGGGGATCTGACCGAAGCGGTGTTCCTGGTGCGGGCCTTCCGCACCACCCTGAAACGGTTCGGCACCAGCCGGCCCGTAAACACCACGGAAATGACTTCTTTCAGGCGGGTTTCCGGCATTTACAAAGACATTCCGGGCGGCCAGATTTTAGGCCCCACCTACGACTATACCCACCGGCTCATCGACACGGGTCCGGCCCCTGATGAGAATGGAACCGGGGTGAGTGCCGGGACACATCCAGCCGATTCAGACGACCGCCGCCACCCGGCACCCGGCATGTCAGGACCTGCCGGCCGGCAACGCCCGGATAAGGCCATTCCCCCTTTACCGGACAAACTTCCCCGGGTCATGGATATCCTGAAAAAACAGGGGCTGCTTTCCGATGCCCCGTCCGCCCGTTGCCAGGAAACCGGCCATAAATCCGGGGAAGACCTGACCCGGCAGCCTTTGACTTTTCCCGTTTCCAGAACGCTTCGGCTCCAGGCCCTGGCCCGGGGAGACGAAGGGTTCCTGCTCGGTTCGGCCTATTCGCTGCAGCGGGGGTTCGGCCTGGACCGGCACCCGTTTCTGGGTGAACTCAAGGTGGGCATTGCCACGGTCTGTTTCACCCCGCCGGAACTGGGATTCGAGATCTGCATCGGCCGGATCCGGCTCACGGAATGCGTCATGGTCAGCCGGCAGGATGATACCCACGGCAACACCGCCGGATTTGACACGGGGTACGGCCTGGTGTTCGGCCAGAATGAGCGCAAAGCCATGTCCATGTCCCTTCTGGACCGCTCGCTTTCCGACACGGACAAAAACGCGGAGGCCGACACGGGCAAAGCGGCTTACCCGGCCCAGGACCCGGAATTTATCCTGTCCCACTGCGACAGCGTGGAATCCTCCGGATTTGTCCAGCACCTCAAACTGCCCCATTATGTGGATTTTCAGTCGGAACTGGTGTTCATCTGCAGCCGCGGCAACGACCCGGCAACGACCCAAGGAGAGAAATGA
- the phnK gene encoding phosphonate C-P lyase system protein PhnK encodes MTPAPDLSPPPLMKVAHLCKFFGRHMGCHDISFEVCPGEVIGVVGESGSGKSTLLNCIAGRIRPSNGSVWFRTPDGMEDLCRCDEARMRRIIRTRTGYVTQQAAQGLKMHISAGGNIGEKLMAAGTRHYGKIREAALMWLDKVEIDPGRIDDLPSTFSGGMQQRLQIAANLVTAPEILLMDEPTSGLDVSVQARLIDVLRKLVFSLNLSMILVTHDLAVARLLCHRLYVMKQGEIVESGLSDQILDDPRKPYTQLLVSSVLKP; translated from the coding sequence ATGACACCTGCCCCCGATCTGAGCCCCCCGCCCCTGATGAAAGTGGCGCATCTGTGCAAATTCTTCGGCCGGCACATGGGATGCCATGACATCAGTTTCGAGGTCTGCCCCGGAGAGGTGATCGGGGTGGTGGGAGAATCCGGATCCGGCAAATCCACCCTCCTCAACTGCATTGCCGGCCGAATCCGGCCGTCCAACGGATCGGTCTGGTTCAGGACCCCTGACGGCATGGAGGACCTGTGCCGGTGCGATGAGGCCCGGATGCGCCGGATCATCCGGACAAGGACCGGGTATGTGACCCAGCAGGCGGCCCAGGGCCTTAAAATGCACATCAGTGCAGGGGGCAACATCGGGGAAAAACTCATGGCCGCCGGCACCCGCCATTATGGAAAAATCCGGGAGGCGGCATTGATGTGGCTGGATAAAGTGGAGATCGATCCCGGGCGCATCGATGATCTGCCGTCCACCTTTTCCGGGGGCATGCAGCAGCGGCTCCAGATCGCGGCCAACCTGGTGACGGCCCCTGAAATCCTGCTCATGGACGAACCCACGTCCGGGCTGGATGTATCGGTCCAGGCCCGGCTGATCGACGTCTTGCGAAAACTGGTGTTCAGCCTGAACCTGTCCATGATCCTAGTCACCCATGACCTGGCCGTGGCCCGGCTGCTGTGCCACCGGCTGTACGTGATGAAGCAGGGGGAGATCGTGGAATCCGGACTCAGCGACCAGATCCTGGATGATCCCCGAAAGCCCTATACCCAACTGCTGGTATCCTCTGTACTCAAACCATGA
- the phnH gene encoding phosphonate C-P lyase system protein PhnH: MTSLMKGFDSEVFDSQAVFRQLLNATAYPGTISGPGITLACPDRIHPGTGALLLTLLDFETPFWTDLVPDSPEVRWLKFHTGAPVTFDPFEAAFSLITDTSLSIDLNRFNPGTVIAPDRSTTLVIQTNSMTEGNQLRLTGPGIPKQTGLSFTGIAPDFWGHRTLINQSFPVGIDMIFVHKNRFCALPRTVHTEIS; encoded by the coding sequence ATGACATCTCTGATGAAAGGATTTGATTCCGAAGTGTTTGACAGCCAGGCCGTGTTTCGGCAACTGCTCAATGCCACGGCGTATCCCGGCACCATCTCCGGTCCGGGCATCACCCTGGCCTGCCCGGACCGGATCCACCCCGGCACCGGGGCCCTGCTGCTCACACTCCTGGATTTTGAAACCCCTTTCTGGACCGACCTGGTACCGGATTCTCCCGAAGTCCGATGGCTGAAATTTCACACCGGCGCCCCCGTTACCTTTGATCCGTTTGAAGCCGCATTCTCCCTGATCACGGACACCTCCCTTTCCATTGACCTGAACCGGTTCAACCCGGGCACAGTGATCGCTCCGGACCGGTCCACCACCCTGGTGATCCAAACGAACAGCATGACTGAAGGGAATCAACTCCGACTCACCGGCCCCGGCATCCCGAAACAGACCGGCCTGAGCTTCACTGGCATTGCTCCGGATTTCTGGGGACACCGGACCCTGATCAACCAGTCCTTTCCTGTAGGCATTGACATGATTTTTGTCCACAAAAACCGGTTCTGCGCCCTGCCCCGAACCGTGCACACGGAGATTTCCTGA
- the phnL gene encoding phosphonate C-P lyase system protein PhnL, translating to MPNTPDTPSWILNLEKIEKDFVFHHQQGTRMTVFNGFSHRFYPGNAAILSGPSGSGKSTLLRMIYGTYKTESGHIRVRHQGRQVDVAGASPALIYALRRDTIGYVSQFLRVVPRVSALDTVIEPLLARGVAPEQAADAGRTLLERLHIPSTMWHLSATTFSGGEQQRINLARGFIAPYPILLLDEPTASLDLKNRETVIQLIMEALKNNTCVIGVFHDPADHRSFADQVIDLSTQPCQENLPS from the coding sequence ATGCCCAACACCCCAGACACCCCATCCTGGATCCTGAATCTGGAGAAGATTGAAAAGGATTTTGTGTTTCACCACCAGCAAGGCACCCGGATGACGGTGTTCAACGGCTTTTCCCACCGGTTTTATCCGGGAAACGCCGCTATTTTGTCCGGTCCGTCCGGATCGGGAAAATCCACTTTGCTGCGCATGATTTACGGCACATACAAAACCGAATCCGGTCATATCCGGGTCCGACACCAGGGACGGCAGGTGGATGTGGCAGGCGCCTCTCCGGCCTTGATCTATGCCCTCCGGCGGGACACCATCGGGTATGTGAGCCAGTTTCTGCGGGTGGTGCCCCGGGTGTCGGCCCTGGACACGGTCATCGAGCCGCTGCTGGCCCGGGGCGTGGCCCCGGAACAGGCGGCCGACGCCGGCCGGACCCTGCTGGAACGGCTGCATATCCCGTCCACCATGTGGCATTTGTCCGCCACCACCTTTTCCGGCGGAGAACAGCAGCGCATCAACCTGGCCCGGGGATTCATCGCCCCATATCCCATTCTGCTGCTGGATGAACCCACCGCGTCCCTGGACCTGAAAAACCGGGAAACCGTGATCCAGCTCATCATGGAAGCGCTGAAAAACAACACCTGCGTCATCGGGGTGTTTCACGACCCCGCGGATCACCGGTCCTTTGCCGACCAGGTGATCGATCTCTCAACGCAACCCTGTCAGGAGAATTTGCCGTCATGA
- the phnG gene encoding phosphonate C-P lyase system protein PhnG has translation MTQTSRQRWMQLLAEAEAQDLHSAFDRLDPKIPSTFLIKPETGMVMVQGKADGTDTPFCIGEMTVTRCMVQVMEQVQGYAMVPGSDPDHARLAALFDALLQIPAFHDPLMTTLIRTLETKADQQRQALAGDVADTTVEFFTLTRGE, from the coding sequence ATGACACAGACTTCCAGACAACGATGGATGCAGCTTCTGGCGGAAGCGGAAGCCCAGGATCTTCACTCCGCTTTTGACCGCCTGGATCCCAAGATCCCAAGTACCTTTCTGATCAAGCCTGAAACCGGGATGGTCATGGTTCAGGGCAAAGCGGACGGGACCGACACCCCGTTCTGCATCGGAGAGATGACCGTCACCCGGTGCATGGTCCAGGTTATGGAACAGGTCCAGGGCTATGCCATGGTCCCGGGCAGTGATCCCGACCATGCCCGCCTGGCGGCCCTGTTTGACGCCCTGCTCCAAATCCCGGCATTTCATGACCCCCTGATGACCACACTGATCCGGACACTGGAAACCAAAGCGGATCAGCAGCGCCAGGCCCTGGCCGGAGACGTGGCAGACACCACGGTTGAATTTTTCACCCTGACCCGCGGAGAATGA
- a CDS encoding alpha-D-ribose 1-methylphosphonate 5-phosphate C-P-lyase PhnJ, translated as MMPVTYNFAYLDEQSKKMIRRAILKALAIPGFQVPFGGREMPLPYGWGTGGIQLTASVIGTDDRLKVIDQGSDDTVNAISIKQFFRKTAGIAITEDTETATIIQTRHRIPETPLKKGQIMVFQVPIPEPLQFIEPKRPQTLKMHGYEEYGSMHVKLYEDIARFGRIATAFDYPVRVHHRYLMSPSPIPKYDNPKLHRSPAVLLFGAGREKRIYAVPPYTDVVSLDFEDYPFELEQWEGACAICGSTQSFLDEIITDDTGTRVLICSDTEFCRKNAGRSRP; from the coding sequence ATGATGCCGGTAACATACAATTTCGCCTACCTGGATGAACAGTCCAAGAAAATGATCCGCCGGGCCATCCTGAAAGCCCTGGCCATCCCCGGGTTCCAGGTGCCGTTCGGGGGCCGGGAGATGCCGCTGCCCTATGGGTGGGGCACGGGCGGGATCCAGCTGACGGCCTCCGTGATCGGTACGGACGACCGGCTCAAAGTGATCGACCAGGGATCCGATGACACGGTCAACGCCATCAGCATCAAACAGTTTTTCCGGAAAACAGCCGGGATTGCCATCACCGAAGACACGGAAACCGCCACCATCATCCAGACCCGGCACCGGATACCGGAAACCCCGCTGAAAAAAGGACAGATCATGGTGTTCCAGGTCCCCATCCCGGAACCGTTGCAGTTCATCGAACCCAAACGGCCCCAGACCCTGAAGATGCATGGATACGAGGAATACGGCAGCATGCATGTCAAGCTGTATGAAGATATCGCCCGGTTCGGCCGCATCGCCACGGCATTCGACTATCCGGTGCGGGTCCACCATCGCTATCTGATGAGCCCCTCTCCCATTCCCAAATACGACAATCCCAAACTGCACCGGTCTCCGGCCGTTCTTCTGTTCGGCGCGGGCCGGGAAAAACGCATCTATGCCGTCCCTCCCTACACGGACGTGGTGAGCCTGGATTTTGAGGATTATCCCTTTGAACTGGAACAATGGGAAGGGGCCTGTGCCATCTGCGGGTCCACCCAAAGCTTTCTGGATGAAATCATCACCGATGATACCGGCACCCGGGTGCTGATCTGTTCAGACACGGAATTCTGCCGGAAAAATGCCGGGAGGTCCCGGCCATGA